A genomic segment from Legionella micdadei encodes:
- the rimO gene encoding 30S ribosomal protein S12 methylthiotransferase RimO, protein MNHKVGFVSLGCPKALVDSERIITQLRAQGYDLVSNYQDAGIVIVNTCGFIDAAVTESLDTIKEAMAENGRVIVTGCLGAKADLIREACPDVLHISGAHAYEEVVNAVHQHLPPPADPFTQLIPPQGIKLTPRHYAYLKISEGCNQKCTFCIIPTMRGKLQSYPLAQVLTEAKRLKDAGVQELLVISQDTSAYGIDTRYQPVTWQDKTIKTQFYDLCQQLGELGIWVRLHYVYPYPHVDEIIPLMRDGLLLPYLDIPLQHANSRVLKAMKRPANSENTLARITQWREVCPDITLRSTFIVGFPGETEEEFEELLDFLEEARLDRVGCFQYSPVEGAKANELANPVPQEVKEERYHRFMQVQAEISRSKLEAKIGSKQTVLVDEINEEQIIARSKSDAPEIDGLVFLPPSRNIKVGDKIEVVITDSDDYDLYAEVCQ, encoded by the coding sequence ATGAACCATAAAGTGGGCTTTGTCAGCTTAGGCTGCCCTAAGGCGTTAGTTGATTCAGAACGAATCATCACTCAATTGCGTGCCCAGGGCTATGATTTAGTATCGAATTATCAGGATGCAGGGATTGTTATTGTCAATACCTGCGGTTTTATTGATGCAGCTGTCACTGAATCTTTAGATACCATCAAAGAAGCGATGGCAGAAAATGGCCGTGTCATTGTTACGGGTTGCCTTGGCGCTAAGGCTGATCTCATACGCGAAGCTTGCCCGGATGTACTCCACATCAGTGGCGCACATGCTTATGAAGAAGTCGTTAATGCGGTACATCAGCACCTACCCCCTCCAGCTGATCCTTTCACTCAACTTATTCCGCCTCAAGGGATCAAATTAACACCAAGGCATTACGCCTATTTAAAAATTTCGGAGGGATGCAATCAAAAATGTACCTTTTGCATCATTCCAACAATGCGCGGAAAATTACAAAGCTACCCACTTGCCCAAGTGCTTACCGAAGCTAAACGATTAAAGGATGCAGGGGTACAGGAATTACTGGTCATCTCCCAAGATACTAGCGCTTACGGTATAGATACCCGTTATCAACCCGTTACATGGCAGGATAAGACGATCAAAACTCAATTTTATGATTTATGCCAGCAGCTCGGTGAATTAGGTATTTGGGTCCGTTTACACTACGTTTATCCCTACCCTCATGTGGATGAAATCATCCCATTAATGCGCGACGGTCTTCTGCTCCCTTACTTAGACATTCCATTGCAACACGCAAATTCGCGCGTATTGAAAGCAATGAAACGCCCTGCGAACAGCGAAAATACTTTAGCGCGCATTACTCAATGGCGAGAGGTCTGTCCAGATATTACCCTTCGTTCGACCTTTATCGTTGGCTTTCCGGGAGAAACTGAAGAAGAATTTGAAGAGCTTCTTGATTTCTTGGAAGAAGCACGCTTGGACCGAGTAGGTTGTTTTCAATATTCTCCTGTCGAGGGCGCTAAAGCAAACGAACTGGCTAATCCTGTGCCTCAAGAGGTTAAAGAAGAGCGTTATCATCGCTTTATGCAAGTTCAAGCAGAAATCAGTCGCTCTAAGTTAGAAGCCAAAATTGGCTCGAAACAAACTGTTTTAGTGGATGAAATTAACGAAGAGCAAATTATTGCCCGCAGTAAAAGCGACGCACCGGAGATTGATGGCTTGGTCTTTTTGCCTCCTTCTAGAAACATCAAAGTTGGCGATAAAATTGAAGTGGTTATCACTGATAGCGATGATTATGATTTGTATGCTGAGGTTTGCCAATAA
- a CDS encoding HIT family protein has protein sequence MMENDNANPKKSCIIDLIVKKQEKAYIVYEDEQFIAFLDHRPLFYGHTLLAPKTHYSTLYDLPDPLVSPLFILTKKIGTAVEKAMEASGSFIAMNNVISQSIPHLHIHIVPRNKHDGLKGFFWPRTKYENEKHIEEILGKIKTHLTRYP, from the coding sequence ATGATGGAAAACGATAATGCCAATCCAAAAAAAAGCTGTATTATCGATTTAATTGTCAAAAAACAAGAAAAAGCTTATATCGTCTACGAGGATGAGCAGTTTATTGCCTTTTTAGATCATCGTCCTCTTTTCTACGGCCATACGCTACTTGCACCCAAAACACATTATAGTACGCTCTACGATTTACCTGATCCCCTCGTTAGTCCTTTGTTTATTTTAACTAAAAAAATCGGAACAGCTGTCGAAAAAGCCATGGAAGCAAGCGGCAGCTTTATTGCCATGAATAATGTCATAAGCCAGAGTATTCCGCATCTACATATTCACATTGTACCTAGAAACAAACACGATGGATTAAAGGGATTTTTTTGGCCAAGGACAAAGTATGAAAATGAGAAGCACATCGAAGAAATATTGGGAAAAATTAAAACCCATCTTACTCGATACCCTTAA